A window from Streptomyces subrutilus encodes these proteins:
- the ngcE gene encoding N-acetylglucosamine/diacetylchitobiose ABC transporter substrate-binding protein yields MGSTSAHGENSTDGLGRRDLIKRSAALGLIAVPTMSFLSACAAGGDESATKGGAPKGAVTKENPFGVAKGGKLDVVVFKGGFGDDYAKAWEAAFDKKWGTTSSHLGTQEITAKLQPRFNGGNPPDVVDDAGAQQIKLDVLAKGGQLADLAVLLDAPSLDDPAKKVRDTLIAGTVEQGTQGGKFVALNYVYTVFGLWYSGKLFKEKGWTPPKTWDEFLAVCTKAKEAGIGGLAHQGKFPYYINVVIMDLIAKKGGLDAMKAIDNLEPNAFEGSPVALAAVEAVYEVVEKGLLMPGTNGLTHTESQTAWNQYKAAFIPSGSWLENEQLKQTPDDFDMKFLPVPVLADSKLPFEAIRAGAGEPFIVPEKAANKAGGLEFLRSMLSREWSTIFAQQANSLTVVKDGVDPAVKLRPGTQSAVEALKGAGDNTFNYLYTEWYSEMGTEIENASNELMAQRIQPKEWIKRAQAAVDKAAKDPNAKNNRRS; encoded by the coding sequence ATGGGATCCACCTCCGCCCACGGCGAGAACAGCACCGACGGTCTCGGCCGCCGCGACCTGATCAAGCGATCCGCCGCACTCGGCCTGATCGCCGTGCCGACGATGAGCTTCCTCTCCGCGTGCGCCGCCGGCGGTGACGAGTCGGCCACCAAGGGCGGCGCCCCCAAGGGAGCGGTCACCAAGGAGAACCCCTTCGGCGTGGCCAAGGGCGGCAAGCTCGACGTCGTGGTCTTCAAGGGCGGGTTCGGCGACGACTACGCGAAGGCATGGGAGGCCGCCTTCGACAAGAAGTGGGGCACCACCAGCTCCCACCTGGGCACCCAGGAGATCACCGCCAAGCTCCAGCCGCGCTTCAACGGCGGCAACCCGCCGGACGTCGTCGACGACGCCGGCGCCCAGCAGATCAAGCTCGACGTGCTCGCCAAGGGCGGCCAGCTCGCCGACCTCGCCGTGCTCCTCGACGCCCCCTCGCTGGACGACCCGGCGAAGAAGGTCCGCGACACCCTGATCGCCGGCACCGTCGAGCAGGGTACCCAGGGCGGCAAGTTCGTCGCGCTGAACTACGTGTACACGGTCTTCGGCCTCTGGTACTCGGGCAAGCTCTTCAAGGAGAAGGGCTGGACCCCGCCGAAGACCTGGGACGAGTTCCTCGCCGTCTGCACCAAGGCCAAGGAGGCGGGCATCGGCGGCCTCGCCCACCAGGGCAAGTTCCCGTACTACATCAACGTCGTCATCATGGACCTGATCGCCAAGAAGGGCGGCCTGGACGCCATGAAGGCGATCGACAACCTGGAGCCGAACGCCTTCGAGGGCAGCCCGGTCGCCCTCGCCGCCGTCGAGGCGGTCTACGAGGTGGTCGAGAAGGGCCTCTTGATGCCGGGCACCAACGGCCTCACCCACACCGAGTCCCAGACGGCCTGGAACCAGTACAAGGCCGCCTTCATCCCCTCCGGTTCCTGGCTGGAGAACGAGCAGCTGAAGCAGACCCCGGACGACTTCGACATGAAGTTCCTCCCGGTCCCGGTGCTCGCCGACAGCAAGCTGCCCTTCGAGGCCATCCGGGCCGGAGCCGGCGAGCCCTTCATCGTCCCGGAGAAGGCCGCCAACAAGGCCGGCGGACTGGAGTTCCTCCGCTCCATGCTGTCGCGCGAATGGTCGACGATCTTCGCCCAGCAGGCCAACTCGCTCACCGTGGTCAAGGACGGCGTGGACCCGGCGGTCAAGCTCCGCCCGGGCACCCAGTCGGCCGTGGAAGCGCTCAAGGGCGCCGGTGACAACACCTTCAACTACCTGTACACCGAGTGGTACAGCGAGATGGGCACCGAGATCGAGAACGCGTCCAATGAGCTGATGGCGCAGCGGATCCAGCCGAAGGAGTGGATCAAGCGCGCCCAGGCTGCGGTAGACAAGGCGGCCAAGGACCCCAACGCCAAGAACAACCGCCGCAGCTGA
- a CDS encoding ATP-binding cassette domain-containing protein, which translates to MVHVSAAPVLALRGVSKRFGAVQALTDVELEIHSGEVVALVGDNGAGKSTLVKTIAGVHPIDDGVIEWQGRPVSIGKPHDAQSLGIATVYQDLALCDNIDVVGNLFLGRELKRRGILDEVEMERRARELLTTLSIRIPSVRIPIASLSGGQRQTVAIARSMLGEPQLVILDEPTAALGVEQTAQVLDLVERLRERGHAVILISHNMADVKAVADKVAVLRLGRNNGVFTVADTSQEEIISAITGATDNAVTRRAARTGEARK; encoded by the coding sequence ATGGTTCATGTGTCCGCTGCGCCCGTGCTGGCGTTGCGAGGGGTCTCGAAGCGGTTCGGCGCCGTTCAGGCCCTGACCGACGTAGAACTCGAGATCCACTCCGGTGAGGTGGTCGCCCTCGTCGGCGACAACGGCGCCGGCAAGTCCACGCTGGTCAAGACGATCGCCGGCGTGCACCCCATCGATGACGGCGTCATCGAATGGCAGGGCCGCCCGGTCTCCATCGGCAAGCCCCACGACGCCCAGAGCCTCGGCATCGCGACCGTCTACCAGGACCTCGCGCTGTGCGACAACATCGACGTCGTCGGCAACCTCTTCCTCGGCCGCGAGCTCAAGCGCCGCGGCATCCTCGACGAGGTGGAGATGGAGCGGCGCGCCCGCGAGCTCCTGACCACCCTGTCCATCCGGATCCCCAGTGTCCGGATCCCCATCGCCTCGCTCTCCGGCGGCCAGCGCCAGACCGTGGCGATCGCCCGCTCGATGCTCGGCGAGCCGCAGCTCGTCATCCTCGACGAGCCCACCGCCGCCCTGGGCGTCGAGCAGACCGCACAGGTCCTCGACCTCGTGGAGCGGCTGCGCGAGCGCGGCCACGCCGTGATCCTCATCAGCCACAACATGGCCGATGTGAAGGCCGTCGCCGACAAGGTGGCGGTCCTGCGGCTGGGCCGCAACAACGGCGTCTTCACCGTCGCCGACACCTCGCAGGAAGAGATCATCTCCGCCATCACGGGAGCCACGGACAACGCCGTGACCCGCCGCGCGGCCCGTACCGGGGAGGCCCGCAAGTGA
- a CDS encoding carbohydrate ABC transporter permease: MTAESTVIKAPGEAPAERSGGAGQAKEREKRRADGMVLNVFSHGFLALWAIMIVLPLIWLVLGSFKTDAQIGGSALSWPSNWHFDAFSRAWDKGIGGYFAHTVIVLVFSVPLTMLFGSMAAYVLARYPFRGNRPVYYFFVSGAMFPVFLALVPLFFMVKRFDMLNTYQGLILVYIAYSLPFTVFFMHSFFRTLPTAVYEAAVIDGASDTRIFFQVMLPMAKPGLISVGIFNVLGQWNQYILPAVLMQPQTSEDPERYMLTQGLIQLQQQMGYETDLPVLFAGATIAIIPMLAVYLSFQRQIQAGLTSATLK, translated from the coding sequence ATGACCGCAGAGTCCACAGTGATCAAGGCTCCGGGCGAGGCCCCCGCGGAGCGCTCCGGGGGAGCCGGACAGGCGAAGGAGCGGGAGAAGCGCCGCGCCGACGGCATGGTCCTCAACGTCTTCTCGCACGGCTTCCTCGCCCTCTGGGCGATAATGATCGTGCTGCCCCTGATCTGGCTCGTCCTCGGCTCGTTCAAGACCGATGCGCAGATCGGCGGCTCGGCCCTGAGCTGGCCCTCCAACTGGCACTTCGACGCCTTCTCGCGGGCCTGGGACAAGGGCATCGGGGGCTACTTCGCCCACACCGTCATCGTCCTGGTGTTCTCGGTCCCGCTGACCATGCTGTTCGGCTCCATGGCCGCGTACGTACTGGCCCGCTACCCGTTCCGGGGCAACCGGCCCGTCTACTACTTCTTCGTCAGCGGAGCCATGTTCCCCGTCTTCCTGGCGCTCGTCCCGCTGTTCTTCATGGTCAAGCGGTTCGACATGCTGAACACCTACCAGGGCCTGATCCTGGTCTACATCGCCTACTCGCTGCCGTTCACCGTCTTCTTCATGCACTCCTTCTTCCGGACCCTGCCGACGGCGGTGTACGAGGCGGCGGTCATCGACGGGGCCTCCGACACCCGGATCTTCTTCCAGGTGATGCTGCCCATGGCCAAGCCCGGCCTGATCAGCGTCGGAATATTCAACGTGCTGGGGCAGTGGAACCAGTACATCCTGCCCGCGGTGCTCATGCAGCCGCAGACGAGCGAGGACCCCGAGCGCTACATGCTCACCCAGGGCCTCATCCAGCTCCAGCAGCAGATGGGGTACGAGACGGACCTGCCGGTGCTGTTCGCCGGCGCGACCATCGCGATCATCCCGATGCTCGCCGTCTACCTCTCCTTCCAGCGCCAGATCCAGGCCGGCCTGACCTCGGCCACCCTCAAGTAG
- the mgtA gene encoding magnesium-translocating P-type ATPase, translating to MTMLTPRTPSPLAPPGRGRRERKAAELALRTRLAAERLTAAGARPAAEALRAADSSADGLTHAEAARRLERHGPNAVARERAPRWYLQLAKAYANPFIAVLVLLAAVMYAQDPADPGVVILSVMVGVSGLLRFWQEFRSGRAADALKRLVTTTCAVRRRAGGGCVPTTVEVPVDRVVPGDLVKLAAGDLVPADLRLVASKDLMVSQAALSGESLPVAKADVRPDDLGRPGADDPVEAENLALMGTSVTSGTASGVVVATGCDTYFGSMAGSLVGERPQTNFDTGVRKVGFLLVRFMLVMVPVVFVVNGVTKGDWDEALLFGIAVAVGLTPEMLPMVVSANLARGAVAMSRRKVVVKRLNAIQNLGAMDVLCTDKTGTLTEDRIVLDRCLDVHGEADEEVLEYGYLNAHFQTGLRNLMDRAVVDRVGEAEEVVVDARFSMVDEIPFDFARRRMSVVLARTSPGDGAGRTEHVVITKGAVEEVLDRCTHLLDRGRTVGLTGRLRRDAARVAEENNRQGLRVLAVATRTVAVPRDTYTVADEDGLTLVGFLAFLDPPKADAARALRGLADKGIAVKVVTGDNDLVAARVCADVGLDVGRVVLGAETEALDEGALRALAAGTTVFAKVNPVQKARIVRALRSGGHTVGFLGDGINDAAALRDADVGISVDTAVDIAKESADIILLEKDLTVLEQGVLQGRTTFGNTVKYIKMTASSNFGNVFSVLVASAFIPFQPMPAIMLLVQNLVYDLAQLATPWDRMDEEYLRRPRNWDARGIGRFMVAIGPVSSVFDISMFLVMWHVFGADSEADQALFQSGWFVEGLLSQTLIVHMIRTRKIPFVQSRASWPVMAATVLAVLTGLWLPFSPLAAPLGFVALPAGYFPWLIGVLLAYCTLTQFVKNRYVRRFGGWL from the coding sequence ATGACCATGCTGACCCCCCGCACCCCCTCCCCGCTCGCACCGCCGGGCCGGGGCCGCCGCGAGCGCAAGGCCGCCGAGCTCGCGCTGCGCACCCGGCTCGCCGCCGAACGCCTCACCGCGGCCGGCGCCCGACCGGCCGCCGAGGCCCTTCGGGCCGCCGACTCCTCCGCCGACGGCCTCACCCACGCCGAGGCGGCCCGGCGCCTGGAGCGCCACGGGCCCAACGCCGTCGCCCGGGAGCGGGCCCCGCGCTGGTACCTCCAGCTGGCGAAGGCCTACGCCAACCCGTTCATCGCCGTCCTCGTCCTCCTCGCCGCCGTCATGTACGCACAGGACCCCGCGGACCCGGGCGTCGTCATCCTGTCCGTGATGGTGGGCGTCAGCGGACTGCTGCGCTTCTGGCAGGAGTTCCGCTCGGGGCGGGCCGCCGACGCGCTGAAGCGGCTCGTCACCACCACCTGCGCGGTGCGGCGGCGGGCCGGCGGCGGCTGCGTGCCCACCACCGTCGAGGTGCCGGTGGACCGGGTGGTCCCGGGCGACCTGGTGAAGCTGGCGGCGGGCGACCTGGTCCCCGCCGACCTGCGGCTGGTGGCCTCCAAGGACCTGATGGTCTCCCAGGCCGCCCTGTCCGGCGAGTCCCTGCCCGTCGCCAAGGCCGACGTCCGGCCCGACGACCTCGGCCGCCCGGGCGCCGACGACCCGGTCGAGGCGGAGAACCTGGCGCTGATGGGGACCTCGGTCACCTCCGGTACCGCGTCCGGGGTGGTCGTGGCGACGGGCTGCGACACCTACTTCGGTTCCATGGCCGGCTCGCTGGTCGGCGAGCGCCCGCAGACCAACTTCGACACCGGGGTGCGCAAGGTCGGCTTCCTGCTGGTCCGCTTCATGCTCGTCATGGTCCCGGTCGTCTTCGTGGTCAACGGGGTCACCAAGGGCGACTGGGACGAGGCCCTCCTCTTCGGCATCGCCGTGGCGGTCGGTCTGACCCCGGAGATGCTGCCGATGGTCGTCTCCGCCAACCTGGCGCGCGGCGCGGTCGCCATGTCCCGGCGCAAGGTCGTCGTGAAGCGGCTGAACGCCATCCAGAACCTGGGCGCGATGGACGTGCTCTGCACGGACAAGACCGGCACCCTCACCGAGGACCGGATCGTCCTGGACCGCTGCCTCGACGTGCACGGCGAGGCGGACGAGGAGGTCCTGGAGTACGGCTACCTCAACGCGCACTTCCAGACCGGGCTGCGCAACCTGATGGACCGGGCGGTCGTCGACCGCGTCGGCGAGGCCGAGGAGGTTGTCGTCGACGCACGGTTCTCGATGGTCGACGAGATCCCCTTCGACTTCGCCCGGCGCCGGATGTCCGTGGTCCTCGCCCGCACCTCCCCGGGGGACGGCGCCGGCCGCACCGAGCACGTCGTCATCACCAAGGGCGCCGTCGAAGAGGTCCTGGACCGGTGCACCCACCTGCTGGACCGCGGCCGGACGGTCGGGCTGACCGGGCGGCTGCGACGCGACGCCGCCCGCGTCGCCGAGGAGAACAACCGGCAGGGCCTGCGCGTCCTGGCCGTCGCGACCCGTACGGTCGCCGTCCCGCGCGACACCTACACCGTCGCGGACGAGGACGGCCTCACCCTGGTCGGCTTCCTCGCCTTCCTCGACCCGCCGAAGGCCGACGCCGCGCGGGCCCTGCGGGGCCTGGCCGACAAGGGCATCGCGGTCAAGGTGGTCACGGGCGACAACGACCTCGTCGCCGCCCGGGTCTGCGCGGACGTCGGCCTCGACGTCGGCCGGGTGGTGCTCGGCGCCGAGACCGAGGCCCTCGACGAGGGGGCGCTGCGCGCGCTGGCCGCCGGTACGACGGTCTTCGCCAAGGTCAACCCGGTGCAGAAGGCGCGCATCGTCCGGGCCCTGCGGTCCGGCGGGCACACGGTCGGGTTCCTCGGGGACGGCATCAACGACGCGGCCGCGCTGCGCGACGCGGATGTCGGCATCTCGGTGGACACCGCCGTCGACATCGCCAAGGAGTCGGCGGACATCATCCTGCTGGAGAAGGACCTGACCGTCCTGGAGCAGGGCGTGCTCCAGGGCCGGACCACCTTCGGCAACACCGTCAAGTACATCAAGATGACGGCGTCGTCGAACTTCGGGAACGTCTTCTCGGTGCTGGTCGCGAGCGCCTTCATCCCCTTCCAGCCGATGCCCGCGATCATGCTGCTGGTCCAGAACCTGGTCTACGACCTCGCGCAGCTGGCCACGCCGTGGGACCGGATGGACGAGGAGTACCTGCGCAGGCCCCGCAACTGGGACGCCCGGGGCATCGGCCGCTTCATGGTGGCCATCGGGCCCGTCAGCTCCGTCTTCGACATCTCGATGTTCCTGGTCATGTGGCACGTCTTCGGTGCCGACAGCGAAGCGGACCAGGCGCTCTTCCAGTCCGGCTGGTTCGTCGAGGGGCTGCTCTCGCAGACCCTGATCGTCCACATGATCCGCACCCGGAAGATCCCCTTCGTCCAGTCCCGGGCCTCGTGGCCGGTGATGGCGGCGACCGTCCTCGCGGTGCTGACCGGGCTCTGGCTGCCCTTCTCGCCGCTGGCCGCCCCGCTGGGGTTCGTCGCCCTGCCCGCGGGTTACTTCCCGTGGCTGATCGGCGTGCTCCTCGCCTACTGCACGCTCACCCAGTTCGTGAAGAACCGGTACGTGCGCCGGTTCGGCGGCTGGCTCTGA
- a CDS encoding sugar ABC transporter substrate-binding protein codes for MNTRMRRAAVAVAAGAMAVSLAACGSAKEAGDKPKDSAAVGDAIKVGLLLPENQTARYEKFDKPLIEKKVAELTGGKGEVVYANAKQDATTQNSQVDTMITNKVNVLIVDAVDSKAIAGSVKKAKEAGIPVVAYDRLAEGPIDAYTSFDNEEVGKVQGKALLEALGDKAKDGQIVMMNGSVTDPNAKLFKSGAHSVLDGKVTVGKEYDTVEWKPENANTNMAAALSALGKDKIVGVYSANDGMAGGIITALKAAGLSTLPPVTGQDAELAGVQRIVAGEQFMSVYKPYAPEAAAAAEMAVALAKGEKIDGIVNQKVDSPTTQAVPSVLIPVVSLTKSNIKDTVVKDAVYTIEEICTDKYAAACAAAGLK; via the coding sequence ATGAACACGCGTATGCGTAGAGCCGCCGTAGCCGTTGCCGCCGGCGCCATGGCCGTTTCGCTTGCCGCTTGTGGCAGCGCGAAGGAGGCCGGAGACAAGCCCAAGGACTCCGCCGCCGTCGGCGACGCGATCAAGGTCGGCCTGCTGCTGCCGGAGAACCAGACGGCGCGGTACGAGAAGTTCGACAAGCCGCTGATCGAGAAGAAGGTCGCCGAACTCACGGGCGGCAAGGGCGAGGTCGTCTACGCCAACGCCAAGCAGGACGCCACCACGCAGAACTCCCAGGTCGACACGATGATCACCAACAAGGTGAACGTCCTCATCGTGGACGCGGTGGACTCCAAGGCGATAGCCGGCTCGGTCAAGAAGGCCAAGGAGGCCGGCATCCCGGTCGTGGCCTACGACCGCCTGGCCGAGGGCCCGATCGACGCGTACACCTCCTTCGACAACGAAGAGGTCGGCAAGGTCCAGGGCAAGGCGCTGCTGGAGGCGCTCGGCGACAAGGCCAAGGACGGCCAGATCGTCATGATGAACGGCTCGGTGACCGACCCGAACGCCAAGCTCTTCAAGTCCGGTGCGCACTCCGTCCTCGACGGCAAGGTGACCGTCGGCAAGGAGTACGACACCGTCGAGTGGAAGCCGGAGAACGCCAACACCAACATGGCGGCCGCCCTCTCGGCGCTGGGCAAGGACAAGATCGTCGGCGTCTACTCCGCCAACGACGGCATGGCCGGCGGCATCATCACCGCCCTCAAGGCGGCCGGCCTGTCCACCCTGCCCCCGGTCACCGGTCAGGACGCCGAACTCGCCGGTGTGCAGCGGATCGTGGCGGGCGAGCAGTTCATGAGCGTCTACAAGCCGTACGCGCCCGAGGCCGCCGCCGCCGCGGAGATGGCCGTCGCCCTCGCCAAGGGCGAGAAGATCGACGGCATCGTGAACCAGAAGGTCGACAGCCCGACCACGCAGGCCGTGCCGTCCGTGCTGATCCCGGTCGTCTCGCTCACCAAGAGCAACATCAAGGACACGGTCGTCAAGGACGCCGTGTACACGATCGAAGAGATCTGCACCGACAAGTACGCGGCCGCCTGCGCCGCCGCCGGCCTGAAGTAA
- a CDS encoding carbohydrate ABC transporter permease gives MSHVAQGRGKGGFIAGFLIAPLALYLTFVIWPYVQTFGYSFTNWTGQSPTFDFVGVDNYAALMKDEVFRGALWHNLLLLVFVPVITILLALFFAFMVNAGGRGGAGGVQGVSGSRWYKVIYFFPQVLSLAILAVLFGAIYRSDEGGLLNGFLVKLGVVDPQHPVEWLNEPNFVLWCLLFVVVWHGVGFYLVLFSAAMQTVPKDIYEAALLDGAGRAQTFFRVTLPLLWDSVQTSAVYLGIAAMDMFVLVSTMTSGQFGGGPDHHSEVMATVLMRNFLYFGKSGYACAMGVVMLTLTMILSVVTLRATRRERIEF, from the coding sequence ATGAGCCACGTAGCCCAGGGAAGGGGGAAGGGCGGCTTCATCGCCGGCTTCCTCATCGCGCCACTCGCACTGTATTTGACCTTCGTCATCTGGCCGTACGTTCAGACATTCGGATATTCCTTCACCAACTGGACCGGCCAGTCGCCGACCTTCGACTTCGTCGGCGTGGACAACTACGCGGCCCTGATGAAGGACGAGGTCTTCCGCGGCGCGCTGTGGCACAACCTGCTGCTCCTGGTGTTCGTCCCGGTGATCACCATCCTGCTCGCCCTCTTCTTCGCCTTCATGGTGAACGCGGGAGGGCGCGGCGGGGCCGGCGGAGTGCAGGGCGTCAGCGGCTCGCGCTGGTACAAGGTCATCTACTTCTTCCCGCAGGTCCTCTCCCTCGCGATCCTCGCCGTGCTCTTCGGCGCGATCTACCGCAGCGACGAGGGCGGCCTGCTCAACGGCTTCCTCGTCAAGCTGGGCGTCGTCGACCCCCAGCACCCCGTCGAATGGCTCAACGAGCCGAACTTCGTGCTCTGGTGCCTGCTCTTCGTGGTCGTCTGGCACGGCGTCGGCTTCTACCTCGTCCTCTTCTCCGCGGCCATGCAGACCGTGCCCAAGGACATCTACGAGGCGGCGCTGCTCGACGGCGCCGGACGCGCCCAGACGTTCTTCAGGGTCACCCTGCCCCTGCTGTGGGATTCTGTGCAGACCTCCGCGGTCTACCTGGGCATCGCCGCGATGGACATGTTCGTGCTGGTGTCGACCATGACCTCCGGCCAGTTCGGCGGCGGACCCGACCACCACAGCGAGGTCATGGCGACGGTGCTGATGCGCAACTTCCTGTACTTCGGCAAGAGCGGATACGCCTGCGCCATGGGCGTGGTCATGCTCACCCTGACCATGATCCTCTCCGTCGTCACGCTGCGCGCCACCCGCCGCGAGCGCATCGAGTTCTGA
- a CDS encoding ROK family transcriptional regulator, which translates to MQTPGSQSSLHRANLERVVRAVRLAGSLTQAEIARATGLSAATVSNIVRELKDGGTVEVTDTSAGGRRARSVSLSGDAGIVIGVDFGHTHLRVAVGNLAHRVLAEESEPLDVDASWTDGFDRAETLVGRLVADVGVGLEKVIGVGLGVPGPIDVESGTLGSTAILPGWAGINPRQELSRRLGVPVYVDNDANLGALGELVWGSGRGVKDLAYIKVASGVGAGLVINGEIYRGPGGTAGEIGHITLDESGPVCRCGNRGCLETFAAARYVLPLLQGTHGPELTMEQVVELARGGDPGCRRVITDVGRHIGSGVASLCNLLNPSRVVLGGSLADAGELVLAPIRESVGRYAIPSAARQLSVLTGSLGGRAEVLGALALVLSEMGDSTLLSDHASGVRAPAILSSGR; encoded by the coding sequence GTGCAGACTCCCGGATCGCAGTCCTCGCTGCATCGCGCGAATCTGGAACGGGTCGTGCGGGCGGTGCGGCTCGCGGGATCGCTGACCCAGGCGGAGATCGCCCGCGCCACCGGACTGTCGGCGGCCACGGTCTCCAACATCGTCCGGGAGCTGAAGGACGGGGGGACCGTCGAGGTCACCGACACCTCCGCCGGCGGCCGGCGGGCGCGCAGCGTCTCGCTCAGCGGCGACGCCGGCATCGTCATAGGCGTGGATTTCGGCCATACCCACCTGCGGGTCGCGGTGGGGAACCTGGCCCACCGGGTGCTGGCCGAGGAATCCGAGCCGCTGGACGTCGACGCGTCGTGGACGGACGGCTTCGACCGGGCCGAGACCCTGGTCGGCCGGCTGGTCGCGGACGTCGGGGTGGGTCTGGAGAAGGTCATCGGCGTCGGCCTGGGCGTCCCGGGTCCGATCGACGTGGAGTCCGGGACGCTGGGCTCGACCGCGATCCTGCCGGGCTGGGCGGGCATCAACCCCCGCCAGGAGCTCTCGCGGCGGCTCGGCGTGCCGGTCTACGTGGACAACGACGCGAACCTGGGGGCCCTCGGCGAGCTGGTGTGGGGGAGCGGCCGCGGGGTCAAGGACCTCGCGTACATCAAGGTCGCCAGCGGGGTCGGCGCGGGGCTGGTGATCAACGGGGAGATCTACCGCGGGCCGGGCGGCACCGCCGGGGAGATAGGCCACATCACCCTGGACGAGTCGGGCCCCGTCTGCCGCTGCGGCAACCGCGGCTGCCTGGAGACCTTCGCCGCCGCGCGCTACGTGCTGCCGCTCCTCCAGGGCACGCACGGACCGGAGTTGACGATGGAACAGGTGGTGGAGCTGGCCCGCGGCGGGGACCCGGGCTGCCGCCGGGTCATCACGGACGTGGGCCGCCACATCGGCAGCGGCGTGGCCAGCCTGTGCAACCTGCTGAACCCGAGCCGGGTGGTCCTGGGCGGCTCCCTCGCGGACGCCGGTGAACTCGTCCTGGCCCCCATCCGTGAATCAGTGGGGAGGTACGCGATCCCCAGCGCGGCCCGGCAGTTGTCGGTCCTCACGGGTTCGCTGGGCGGGCGGGCCGAGGTGTTGGGCGCGCTGGCCCTCGTCCTCAGCGAGATGGGTGATTCGACGCTTTTGTCGGACCATGCGAGCGGGGTGCGGGCTCCCGCCATCTTGTCTTCAGGTAGATAA